From Senegalia massiliensis, a single genomic window includes:
- the thrS gene encoding threonine--tRNA ligase codes for MANIKISLPDNSIKEYEEKVTPLQVAKDISEGLARVITGAKVNGKLVGLNEEINRDADLVLLKFNDEGGEEVFRHTSAHILANAVKKLYPDTKLAIGPAIKDGFYYDFDTDHKFTPEDLEKIEKEMKKIVKQDLPMEKFVLPREEAIEFLREQGEDYKIELVEDLAEGEEISFYKQGDFVDLCRGPHLPSTKKVKAFKLLNIAGAYWRGDEKNKMLQRIYGTSFEKKKDLDAYIERMEEAKKRDHRKLGKELGLFTILEEGPGFPFFLPKGTELKNTLLEFWRTLHKEEGYVEVETPIILSRKLWETSGHWHHYRENMYAVKIDEEDFAIKPMNCPGGFLVYKNEMHSYRDLPMRVAEVGKVHRHELSGALHGLMRVRAFTQDDAHIFMLPSQIKDEIKGVVRKIDKIYTTFGFKYNIELSTRPEKSMGTEEDWNMAETALRDALEELEVDYILNEGDGAFYGPKIDFHLEDAIGRTWQCGTIQLDFQMPQRFDLTYIGDDGDKHRPIIIHTAALGSIERFIGILIEHFAGKFPTWLAPVQATILPISDKFNDYGSEIMKELRRKGIKVELDDRSEKIGYKIRESQLQQIPYMLVIGEKEENEGKVSVRSREKGDTGAIKVEEFIDMITKEIEEK; via the coding sequence ATGGCAAATATAAAAATTAGTTTACCAGATAATTCTATAAAAGAATATGAAGAAAAAGTAACTCCTTTGCAAGTTGCAAAAGATATTAGTGAGGGACTTGCAAGAGTTATAACTGGCGCAAAGGTGAATGGAAAATTAGTTGGTCTTAATGAAGAAATAAATAGAGATGCTGATTTAGTATTATTAAAATTTAATGATGAGGGTGGAGAGGAGGTATTTAGACATACTAGTGCTCATATATTAGCAAATGCAGTTAAAAAATTATACCCTGACACTAAGCTAGCAATTGGACCTGCAATAAAAGATGGTTTTTATTATGATTTTGATACTGATCATAAATTCACTCCTGAAGATTTAGAAAAAATAGAGAAAGAAATGAAAAAAATAGTAAAACAAGATTTACCTATGGAAAAGTTTGTTTTACCAAGAGAAGAAGCTATTGAATTTCTAAGGGAACAAGGTGAAGATTATAAAATAGAGTTAGTTGAAGATTTAGCAGAAGGTGAAGAAATATCTTTTTATAAACAAGGAGACTTTGTAGATTTATGTAGAGGACCACATTTACCAAGTACAAAAAAAGTTAAAGCTTTTAAATTACTAAATATAGCTGGTGCATATTGGAGAGGCGATGAAAAAAATAAAATGCTTCAAAGAATATATGGAACTTCTTTTGAAAAGAAAAAAGATTTAGATGCATATATTGAACGTATGGAAGAAGCTAAAAAAAGAGACCATAGAAAATTAGGAAAAGAGTTAGGTCTATTTACTATATTAGAAGAAGGTCCTGGATTTCCATTTTTCTTACCAAAAGGAACAGAACTTAAGAATACATTATTAGAATTTTGGAGAACTCTTCATAAGGAAGAAGGATACGTAGAAGTAGAGACACCTATAATATTAAGTAGAAAGCTTTGGGAAACTTCAGGTCATTGGCATCATTACAGAGAAAATATGTATGCAGTAAAAATTGATGAAGAGGATTTTGCTATTAAACCTATGAATTGTCCAGGAGGATTTTTAGTATATAAAAATGAGATGCATTCCTATAGAGATCTTCCAATGAGAGTTGCAGAAGTTGGGAAGGTTCATAGACATGAATTATCAGGAGCATTACATGGGCTTATGAGAGTTCGTGCCTTTACTCAAGATGATGCACATATATTTATGTTACCATCACAAATAAAGGATGAAATCAAAGGTGTGGTAAGAAAAATTGACAAGATTTATACTACTTTTGGTTTTAAATATAATATTGAATTGTCTACTAGACCTGAAAAATCAATGGGAACTGAAGAAGATTGGAATATGGCTGAGACTGCATTAAGAGATGCATTAGAAGAACTTGAAGTGGATTATATTTTAAATGAAGGTGATGGAGCTTTTTATGGACCTAAAATAGATTTTCACTTAGAAGATGCCATAGGAAGAACTTGGCAATGTGGAACTATACAATTAGATTTTCAAATGCCTCAGAGGTTTGATTTAACATATATAGGTGATGATGGAGATAAGCATAGACCAATAATTATTCATACTGCAGCTTTAGGGAGTATTGAGAGATTTATTGGAATACTAATAGAACATTTTGCTGGTAAATTCCCTACATGGTTAGCTCCAGTTCAAGCAACTATACTTCCTATATCTGATAAATTTAATGATTATGGTAGTGAGATTATGAAGGAACTTAGAAGAAAAGGTATAAAAGTAGAATTAGATGATAGATCAGAAAAGATAGGGTATAAGATAAGAGAATCACAGTTACAACAAATTCCTTATATGCTTGTTATAGGTGAAAAGGAAGAAAATGAAGGTAAAGTTTCAGTTCGTTCAAGAGAAAAAGGAGATACTGGAGCTATAAAAGTGGAAGAGTTTATAGATATGATTACAAAAGAAATAGAAGAAAAATAA